GTAGACCGACTCGCCGACTTCCTTGGCGAACTTGTCGATCACGGGCTGCGCCTTCTGGCGCATGCGGGCCATCTCGGCCGCCGGCACCTCATTGACCTGCATGGCCTTCTTCAGCGTGTCGATCGACTTGTCCTCCTGCGCCAGCGCCGCCTTGCGCTGGAACTGCTTGGCCTCCTCGGACGCTTCGCGGATGATGCGGCGCTCGGCCTCGGACATGGCGTCCCACGTCTTCTTGCTCATGAGGAGCGGCATGCCCGTGTAGAAGTGGCGGGTGAGCGAGAGGTACTTCTGCACTTCCTGGAAGCGCGCCGACTCGATCACGCCCAGCGGGTTGTCCTGGCCGTCGATGGCCTTGGATTCCAGCGCGCCGTAGACCTCGCCGAAGGTCATGGGCACCGGGTTGGCGCCCAGCGCGCTGAACAGCTCCACATACACCGGCGAGCCGATCACGCGCAGCTTCAGGCCCTGGATGTCCTCGATCTTCGTGATGGGACGGCGGCTGTTGGTGATGTGGCGGAAACCGAGGTCCCACACGCCGAGGCCGACGACGCCGTGCGGCTGCAGGTCGTCCATCAGCTTGCGGCCGATAGGGCCGTCGGCGATGGCGTTCGCTTCCTGCACGTTGTCGAACAAGAACGGCAGGTCGAACACCATCTGCTGCTTGTCGATGGACGCGACGATGCCGGTGGCCATGGACGTGAAGTCCAGCGTGCCGCCGCGGATGGCCGAGAGGTTCTGCGGATCGCTACCCAGCACGGCGCCGGGGAACAGCTGGACCTTCATCTTGCCGCCGCTCTTCTGCGCCACGACGTCGGCGAACTTCTGCGCCCCCTGGCCGAACGGATGGTCCTTGGCCAGGCTGAAGGCGAAGCGCAGGTTTCGCTCCTTGATGTCCTGCGATTGCACGGAGGCCGCCCCCAGCAGCGCGGCGCCGGCGGCGAGTGCCACGAAGGCGCGTCGGAAGGTGTTCGTCGTTTTCATTGCAATGTCTCCTCTAGGCTGTTTCAGGAAAGCGCGGATGATGCCAAAATGTTGAAAGATGTTCAAGAACAATATGACGTTCAACTTTTGAATGGTTATGATCCCGCTCCAGATCGCCTGACTTCACCCAAGGGAGCGCACCATGAGCGGCTCACTCGAAAAATCGCTCGCCATCCTGGAATACCTGGCCGGTTGTCCCGACGGTGCACCGCTGGTGCAGATCGCGACCGAGCTGAACCAGCTGCGCAGCGGCTGCCACCGCACCCTTCACGAGCTGATGCGCTTCGGCTACGTGCGCCAGCTGCCGCAGCGGGGTGACTATGCGCTGACCACCAAGCTCGTATCGCTAGGCATGAGCTACCTGAGCCGCTCGGGTGTGGTCGATATCGCCCAGCCCGTTATCAACCGGCTCGCGGAGGCCACCGAGGAACTGGTCCGCCTTGCCATCGTGGACGGCGAGCGCCTGACGCTCGTGGCCAAGGCGCAGGGCGCCAAGTCGGGGCTCAAGTACGACCCGGACATGGGGATCGACCTGCGGCTGTCGTGCAGCGCCGCCGGCCATGCGTGGCTGATGACGCTGGACGAGGACACCGCGATCGGATACGTCACGCGCCAGGGCATGGGCGACCCGCGGCACTACGGGCCTAATGCGCCCACCAGCGTCAAGGCACTGCTGGCCATGCTCAAGGAGCACCGCAAGCTCGGCTACAGCGTGATTCAGGACGTGTACGCGCCCGGCATGAGCTCGATGGCGGCGCCCGTGGCCCGGCCCGGCGAGCCGGCCACCGGCGTCATCGTCGTCGCCGGTCCGTCCTCGCGGCTCACGCACGAGCGCATGCGGGCGTTCGCGCCCTTGCTGCAGGCAGCCACCGCGGAGCTGGCCGCCGCTGCGCATGCATCGCCCCTGCTCAAGGCCGCCAACCTGGGAACCTGGGGCAACGTGAGCGAGACCGCGGCACGCCGCAAGGCGCGGACGCCGGCAACCCATTCCTAGGAAGGCGCGCTTCGGACGTAATGCATCGTCCGTTCTCGGCGGGGTGATCTTCCTAGCGCCCCTCTGCACGAATGAACAACCCCGAATGACAGACGCTGGCACCACGCTCGAACTCCTCCCACGCGACCTGACCCCGTACCGGGCCGGCAATACCGGCATCCCCTACGTGCACCGTTTCGACTCGGGGCGCCCCGGTCCACACGTGCTGATCAACGCGCTCACGCACGGCAATGAGTTCTGCGGGATGGTCGCCGCCACGCATCTGCTCGACCGTGAAGTGCGACCGCTGCGCGGCGTGCTCACCGTGAGCTTCGCGAATGTCGACGCGTACGAGTCGTTCGCGCCAGACGACCCGTTCGCGAGCCGACAGCTGGTGCACAACATGAACCGCATCTGGTCGCCGGATTGGCTCGAAGGCGGCGAGAACAGCCCCGAGCTGCGCCGCGCGCGCGCGCTGCGGCCGGTGCTTGCGGCCGCGGACCACATCCTCGACCTCCATTCGACCTCGCAGTCGGTCGAACCCTTCTGGGTGTATCCGGCCTTCGACCGCAATGCCCGCGCCGCCTCGGCCATCGGTGTGCCGGCCATCCATCTCGTGATGCCGGACGGCCTCGGCACCGGCACGCCCGTCATCCAGCACGGCCGCCATGGCGATCCGCACTCGGACGGTGTCGCGCTCGTTGCGGAATGCGGCCAGCACTTCCTGCAAGCCACCGGCGAGCTCGCGGTCGAGGTCGCCCTCCGATTCATCGCGCATTTCGGGTTGATCGACGCGGACCCGGGCTGGGCGCCCCCCGCACCGCCACGGCGTTACGAGCTGCTCTCCACTGAAGTCGTGCGGGATGGGCGGGTGCAGTTCTCGCGCCCGGTGGTCGGCATGGAAACGTTCGCGCGCGGGGAAATGATCGCCACCGATGGCGGACACGAAATCCGCTCGCCGTGCGACGGCTGCACGATCTTCATGCCGACGCGCAAGGCCATCGTCGGCCGCGAGCTCGTCTACCTCACGCGTCCGCTGCCCTGAGACGATGCAGGCTACGCGAAGCGAACCGCCGCCGCATCAGTCGGGCCTGAACGTTGAGCCAAACTTGATCGCGTCGGCCTCCAGCTCGAAAGTGGCCAGCTGCCCGTTCTTTGCGTCGGCGAGCCGATGCGCTGCGAACAGGCTGTACTTTCCTTGCAGGTCGAAGCTGGGCAAGTCGACGAGTGCGTAGGGATGGGGCACGAACACCTCGTGCAGGAAGACCTCGCGGTGCCGGTTGCGCGGCGAAGGAAAGAGCTTGTACTCGGGCGTGGTGAAGGCGGCTTCAGGCATGCCGCCAGCTTAGCCCAGCGCGAACGCGCGAGGAGCGTCGGCCGCTTGCGACGCAGGCCGGCGGGAACCGCCGCTTGTCGACCTTCTCTACCTGGCCGTCCGCTTCTGGTCCGGGACCACGGCGGAGCCGGTGCGCGGGCCCAGCAGCACCAGGCCGCGCTCGTCCAGCAGGCGCGTGCGGCCGGCCTCGTCGCCGGGGGAGAGCCGGTCGGCGCGCGTGAGCGCCATGTCGTTCGCCGCCGGCTCCCGCAGCGGTGCAGGCCGCGACATGTAGAAGCCGAAGCTGGGCCGGTGCAGCCGCCACTGCACCGCCGGCCCGCCCTGCCCGGCCGCTACCTGGGCGGCACGGCGCACGGGACCTTGCAGCGCCTCGCCGAACCACGGCAGCAGCCAGCCGGCGCAGAACAGCGCCAGCGCCAGTGCCGCCGCGCCGATCCGGGCGACGCCGTCGCGCACCGGCCACGGGCAGAACGCCAGCGCCGCCACCAGCACGGGCGCGCAGGCCGCTGGCCACCAGGCCGGGGCGGGCGCGCCGGCCAACAGGGCGCGGTACAGCGGATCGCCGATCGAGGGCGCCATGCGCAAAACCACCCAGGGCGTCGCCGCCGCGACCACGCACCAGGCCACCAGGCCAAGCGCCACCACCGTGCGCAGCCGGGTGGAGTCGGCGGCCAGCGTGCGTGCCATCAACAGCGCGAGCGGCGCATAGCCGTACAGCACGTAATGCGGCAGCTTGGTGCCGGACAGGGAGAAGAACACGAAGACGAAGGCCGCCCAGCCCAGCAGGTAGCGGCCCAGCGGGTCGCGCCAGTGCTCCCGCGCGCGGGCGCCTGCGGCCACCAGCAGCGGCGCCCAGGGCATCGCCATCAGCGGCAGCACCACCAGGTAGTAGAGCGGCGTGCCGCCGTGCCCCTGCAGCGGTCCGGCGAACCGCTCGAGGTTGTGGTGCACCAGGAAGCCTTCGACGAAGGCCAGGCCGTGCCGCTGCAGCGCGTAGGCGTACCAGGGCAAGGCGATGGCGGCCAGCAGCGCCCAGCCGACGGCGTCGCCGGCGGCGCGCCGCAGCAGCGCCAATTGCCGGCCCGTGGCACACCACAGGATGAAGGCCGCACCCGGTACCAGCATCGCGATCGGTCCCTTGACCAGCAGCCCGAATCCCACCCACGCATAGGCGCGGCGCAACGGCGCCGGCGCGCCGGTCTCGACGTGGCGCCAGGCATCCAGCGCGGCGAGCACGAGCAGCAGGTTGAGCACGCCATCGGCGGTGGCCGCGCGCCCGATCGCCTGCAGGCCGACGCTGGCGGCGGCCACCAGGCCCGCCGCTGCGCCGGCGGTCTCGCCCCAGCGCCGCGCCGCGAAGGACGACAGCGCAAGCGCCAGGCCCCAGCACGCCAATGCCGACGGCAGCCGAACCGCGAACTCGCCCATGCCGAACACCGTCGCCGCCAGCGCCTGCAGCCAGTAGATGCCGATCGGCTTGTCGAACCGGTCGGCGCCGTTCAGCGTGGTGTGCAGCCAGTCGCCGCTCGCGACCAGCTCGCGCGTGGCCTCGGCGAAGGCGCCTTCGTCGACGTCGAACAGCGGCGGTGCGCCGAGCCGCCACAGCAGCGGCAGCGCCAGCGCGACGGCGAAGGCGAGCCGCGGCAGCGTCCGGCCCATGACCGGCGCGGCCGGCGCCGTGCCGGCGCGCGATTCAGCCATGCCAGCCCGCCTCGCTCTCGGCCGGGTCCGGCGAAGGCGCGCGCAGCTGGTAAGGGCGTGCGGGACCGCCGCCGTAGTACACGCGCATCAGCAGTTCCGACAGCACGCCGGTGGTCAGCAGCTGCACGCCCCCCAGCACCAGGAAGAAGCCGAGCAGCAGCAGCGGCCTGGTGCCGATGGATTCGCCCATGGCCTTGAGCACCGCCATGTACCCCAGCAACGCGGCGCCGGCCAGCAGCACGAGCAGGCCGATGCCGCCGAAGAAGTGGCCCGGCCGGGTGCCGAAGCGCAGGAAGAAGTGCATCGCCAGCAGGTCCAGCAGCACGCGCACCGTGCGCCCGAGCCCGTACTTGGATTGGCCGGCCCGCCGCGGGTGGTGCTGCACCGGCTCCTCCGCCATGCGCGACGGGCTGGTGACGGTGGACAGCCAGGCCGGGATGAACCGGTGCATCTCGCCGTACAGCCGCACCTGGCGCAGCACGGGGGCGCGGAACACCTTGAGGCTGCAGCCCAGGTCCTGGAACTGCAGGCCGGTGACCCGGCGGATCAGGCGGTTGGCCAGCCGCGAAGGCAGGCGGCGCAGCAGCAGGCCGTCGTGCCGTTCGCGGCGCCAGCCGGCCACCATGTCCAGGTCCTCGTCCAGCAGCCTGTGCACCAGCCGCGGGATGTCGGCGGGGTCGTTCTGCAGGTCGCCGTCCAGGGTGGCGATCAGGTCGCCGCGGGCGGCGTCGATGCCGGCCTGCAGGGCGGCGGTCTGCCGGAAGTTGCGCGACAGGTGCAACACGCGCACGTGCCGGCCGGTGGCACGGGCGGACCGGTCCAGCGCCTGACCCGTGCCGTCGGTGCTGCCGTCGTCGACCACGATCAGCTCCCACGGCCAGGGCGCTGCGGCCAGTGCGGCCTGCACGGCCTCGACGAGCGGCTGCGCGTTCTCCACCTCGTTGTAGACCGGCACCACGACCGAGAGCCGGTGTCCCGCGCGCGCCGGCTGGCGCTCGGCCAGGGGTGCCTGGGGGTGAAGGCGTTGCTCCAGCTCCGGGGCGTCGAGCAGGGTGTTCATCGGATGCCCTCCCCTGCCCGCGGCCGGCCGACCGCCAGCTGCACCAGCGCAGCCGCCCCCAGTGCCACGGCCAGGCTGAACGCGTGCACGGCGATGGCGGCGGCGACCAGCGCCGCTGCGTCCGGCGGCGCACCCGCCGCGAGCCAGACACCGGCTTCGTAGGTGCCCAGGCCGGCCGGCGGCTGCAACGGCTGCACGCCCGCCAGTTCACCGCCCAGCGCGCCCTGCCATCCCGGCAGCCAGGGCAGTCCCGCCAGCGCGGCCAGCAGGCCGCCGTTGGCCAGCACCTTGAGCCCCCAGTTCGCCACGCTCGCGCCCAGCCCGTTCCAGGGCGAAGGGCCGGCCGGGAGCACGCCTGCACCCGCGCCCGCCCGCGCGAGCAGCCAAGCCCAGGCGGCGCGCAGCGCGACGTGCAGCAGCACGGCGCACCCTACTGCGGCTGCAGCCCGCAGCGCCGGCGCCAGGGGCGCCAGGAGAAGGACGGCCAGCACCAGCAGCACCGCCGCGTCCTGCAGCCTCCAGCGCAGCAGGGCCAGGCCGGCGGCGCGCAGCCCTACCCTCCAGCGCCGCTGCACCGCGACCAGGTAGCCCACCTCCCCGGAGCGCAGCGGCAGGGCGATCACCAGCGCGTTGTGCAGCAGGACGATGCGCAGGCACTCGGAAAAAGGCGCATGCGCCGACTCGCGCCAGTCGCGCTGCAAGCGCCACGCGCGCATCGCATGCCCGCCCAGCAGCGCGGCCGCGGCGCTGACCCATGCACCGGCGGGCAATCGCCCGGCCTGGTCCTGCAGCAGCCGCAGGTCGGCATGGCGCATCAACCAGGTCCAGGCAAGCGCGCAGACCGCCGCCGTGCCGAGCAAGCGCAGCAGCGGCCAGGCGGTGCGCGCCGTCGCGGCCAGCGACGCGACCCTGGCCTGCCCCGGCTGCGCGGGTGCGCTCACGGCGACTCCACGGTGGACACCGCGCGGCGCGCAGCGCGCGACGCAAGCAGGTCACGCATGCGGCACGCGGCGCTCGCGACCGCCACGATCGCCATCAGAGCGACTATGGGCTGTCCGGCCGGGTACCCGGTGCGGTCGCTGGCCAGGCCGACGGCGGCAGCGATCTCGACCAGCGCGATGCCCAGTTGACCCCTGGGCGAGCGCAGCGTGCGCGCAAAGGCCTCGAAGCGGCGGGGTGCCCGGTCCGCCAGCCACAGGGCCAGGACCACCGCCCACAGCCCGAGCCCCGCCCCGACCAGCACGTCGGACGGCCAGTGCGCGCCGACGACCACCCGCGAGACCGCGACCAGCGTGGCCGCGGCGGCCAGCAACAGCGCGCTGGCAGGGCTGCGCCGCGGGC
The sequence above is a segment of the Ramlibacter tataouinensis genome. Coding sequences within it:
- a CDS encoding TRAP transporter substrate-binding protein: MKTTNTFRRAFVALAAGAALLGAASVQSQDIKERNLRFAFSLAKDHPFGQGAQKFADVVAQKSGGKMKVQLFPGAVLGSDPQNLSAIRGGTLDFTSMATGIVASIDKQQMVFDLPFLFDNVQEANAIADGPIGRKLMDDLQPHGVVGLGVWDLGFRHITNSRRPITKIEDIQGLKLRVIGSPVYVELFSALGANPVPMTFGEVYGALESKAIDGQDNPLGVIESARFQEVQKYLSLTRHFYTGMPLLMSKKTWDAMSEAERRIIREASEEAKQFQRKAALAQEDKSIDTLKKAMQVNEVPAAEMARMRQKAQPVIDKFAKEVGESVYKQVAAELARIRGAK
- a CDS encoding IclR family transcriptional regulator; the protein is MSGSLEKSLAILEYLAGCPDGAPLVQIATELNQLRSGCHRTLHELMRFGYVRQLPQRGDYALTTKLVSLGMSYLSRSGVVDIAQPVINRLAEATEELVRLAIVDGERLTLVAKAQGAKSGLKYDPDMGIDLRLSCSAAGHAWLMTLDEDTAIGYVTRQGMGDPRHYGPNAPTSVKALLAMLKEHRKLGYSVIQDVYAPGMSSMAAPVARPGEPATGVIVVAGPSSRLTHERMRAFAPLLQAATAELAAAAHASPLLKAANLGTWGNVSETAARRKARTPATHS
- a CDS encoding succinylglutamate desuccinylase/aspartoacylase domain-containing protein, yielding MTDAGTTLELLPRDLTPYRAGNTGIPYVHRFDSGRPGPHVLINALTHGNEFCGMVAATHLLDREVRPLRGVLTVSFANVDAYESFAPDDPFASRQLVHNMNRIWSPDWLEGGENSPELRRARALRPVLAAADHILDLHSTSQSVEPFWVYPAFDRNARAASAIGVPAIHLVMPDGLGTGTPVIQHGRHGDPHSDGVALVAECGQHFLQATGELAVEVALRFIAHFGLIDADPGWAPPAPPRRYELLSTEVVRDGRVQFSRPVVGMETFARGEMIATDGGHEIRSPCDGCTIFMPTRKAIVGRELVYLTRPLP
- a CDS encoding ArnT family glycosyltransferase, whose amino-acid sequence is MAESRAGTAPAAPVMGRTLPRLAFAVALALPLLWRLGAPPLFDVDEGAFAEATRELVASGDWLHTTLNGADRFDKPIGIYWLQALAATVFGMGEFAVRLPSALACWGLALALSSFAARRWGETAGAAAGLVAAASVGLQAIGRAATADGVLNLLLVLAALDAWRHVETGAPAPLRRAYAWVGFGLLVKGPIAMLVPGAAFILWCATGRQLALLRRAAGDAVGWALLAAIALPWYAYALQRHGLAFVEGFLVHHNLERFAGPLQGHGGTPLYYLVVLPLMAMPWAPLLVAAGARAREHWRDPLGRYLLGWAAFVFVFFSLSGTKLPHYVLYGYAPLALLMARTLAADSTRLRTVVALGLVAWCVVAAATPWVVLRMAPSIGDPLYRALLAGAPAPAWWPAACAPVLVAALAFCPWPVRDGVARIGAAALALALFCAGWLLPWFGEALQGPVRRAAQVAAGQGGPAVQWRLHRPSFGFYMSRPAPLREPAANDMALTRADRLSPGDEAGRTRLLDERGLVLLGPRTGSAVVPDQKRTAR
- a CDS encoding glycosyltransferase family 2 protein, translated to MNTLLDAPELEQRLHPQAPLAERQPARAGHRLSVVVPVYNEVENAQPLVEAVQAALAAAPWPWELIVVDDGSTDGTGQALDRSARATGRHVRVLHLSRNFRQTAALQAGIDAARGDLIATLDGDLQNDPADIPRLVHRLLDEDLDMVAGWRRERHDGLLLRRLPSRLANRLIRRVTGLQFQDLGCSLKVFRAPVLRQVRLYGEMHRFIPAWLSTVTSPSRMAEEPVQHHPRRAGQSKYGLGRTVRVLLDLLAMHFFLRFGTRPGHFFGGIGLLVLLAGAALLGYMAVLKAMGESIGTRPLLLLGFFLVLGGVQLLTTGVLSELLMRVYYGGGPARPYQLRAPSPDPAESEAGWHG